One segment of Nostoc piscinale CENA21 DNA contains the following:
- the crcB gene encoding fluoride efflux transporter CrcB, which produces MLQNLVLRNSLGISLGAIAGALSRYYLGLWFTQLFGQAFPYSTLIINVSGCFLMGLFTMLVLGRLIVISPEIRLVVTTGFLGAYTTFSTYELDVVKLLEKQSLEMSLIYWLISPVLSLLGLLLGNKIAEFMQGKKEL; this is translated from the coding sequence ATGCTGCAAAATTTGGTGCTTCGTAACTCTTTAGGTATTAGTCTGGGTGCAATAGCTGGCGCACTTTCACGCTATTATCTGGGGTTATGGTTCACTCAGCTTTTTGGACAAGCATTTCCATACAGCACACTAATAATTAATGTCAGTGGATGTTTTTTGATGGGTTTGTTTACGATGTTGGTGTTAGGGAGATTAATTGTAATTAGTCCTGAAATTCGGCTAGTAGTCACCACTGGTTTTTTAGGGGCTTATACTACTTTTTCTACTTATGAATTAGATGTAGTAAAATTGCTAGAAAAGCAGAGTTTAGAAATGAGTTTAATTTACTGGCTCATTAGTCCTGTATTATCACTGCTAGGTCTTTTATTAGGAAATAAGATAGCTGAATTTATGCAGGGGAAGAAAGAATTATAG
- the crcB gene encoding fluoride efflux transporter CrcB, with protein sequence MNLIIDVPLAISLGAVPGALSRYYLTILFGRWFGLTFPYGTLFINVSGAFLMGFFATLVSKFAISSTVSLLIAVGFLGSYTTFSTYALDTSNLLRTKNYQAALLYWSGTPILGFISIELGILFAKIL encoded by the coding sequence ATGAACTTGATTATTGATGTCCCTCTAGCAATTAGTTTAGGAGCCGTCCCAGGTGCGCTTAGTCGCTATTACCTCACCATATTATTTGGGCGCTGGTTTGGGCTAACCTTTCCCTATGGCACCTTGTTTATTAATGTGTCAGGTGCTTTTTTGATGGGCTTTTTTGCTACCCTTGTATCCAAGTTTGCGATTTCTTCTACAGTATCTTTGTTAATCGCAGTCGGATTTTTAGGCTCTTATACAACATTTTCAACTTATGCTCTCGACACCTCTAACCTCTTACGCACGAAAAATTATCAAGCTGCATTACTTTACTGGTCTGGAACTCCAATTTTAGGGTTTATCAGTATAGAATTGGGAATTTTATTCGCAAAAATTCTATGA
- a CDS encoding phosphoribosyltransferase: MTSKFRDRSDAGKMLAKKLTGYTNYPDLLVLGLPRGGVPVAYEIATSLNAPLDICLVRKLGVPSHEELAMGAIAAGGVRVLNYDVINNLGIDGSTIDKVATQELWELQRRDRAYRGERPLPEIKNRTVILVDDGIATGSTMLAAIAIVKQQQPQQLIVAVPIAAPTTCEQLQAEVDEIVCLVMPESLYAIGLWYEDFSQTTDAEVRHLLAKPSVINNADKTYA, encoded by the coding sequence ATGACAAGTAAATTCCGCGATCGCAGTGATGCAGGCAAGATGTTAGCAAAAAAACTAACAGGGTATACTAACTATCCAGATTTGTTAGTGTTGGGTTTGCCCCGTGGTGGTGTACCTGTAGCTTATGAAATCGCTACTAGCCTGAATGCACCACTAGATATATGTTTAGTCAGAAAGCTGGGTGTACCTAGTCATGAAGAACTAGCGATGGGTGCGATCGCTGCTGGTGGTGTGCGGGTGTTAAATTATGATGTCATCAATAATTTGGGTATTGATGGTAGCACAATTGACAAAGTTGCAACTCAAGAATTGTGGGAATTACAACGACGCGATCGCGCTTATCGAGGCGAACGTCCCCTCCCAGAAATCAAAAATCGGACTGTAATTTTAGTAGATGATGGTATTGCTACAGGTTCAACCATGCTTGCGGCGATCGCCATAGTTAAACAACAGCAACCCCAACAGCTAATTGTAGCTGTACCAATTGCTGCACCAACAACTTGCGAACAGTTACAAGCAGAAGTTGATGAAATAGTTTGTTTAGTGATGCCAGAGTCATTGTATGCGATCGGTCTGTGGTATGAAGACTTTTCGCAAACAACCGATGCAGAAGTACGGCATTTACTAGCCAAACCGTCAGTAATTAACAATGCAGATAAAACTTACGCCTAA
- a CDS encoding dienelactone hydrolase family protein yields MNTTLLLNVEEQIVIVELANIRLKGELVIPANAEGLVLFAHGSASSRYSTRNHYLAHVLRQEAKLATLLIDLLTKEEEAIDQRTKHFRRDISFLSNRLLAVTDWLLANPCTRHLKLGYFGADTGASAALLAAATRPMAVQAVVSRSGQTDLVSEALACVQAPTLLIVGGNDLPIIAMNEDALANIPAFNKQLEMISGATHQFGEPGTLEEVARLASRWFKHYLKASDSDARDLQSMLLN; encoded by the coding sequence ATGAATACTACATTACTACTCAACGTTGAAGAACAAATAGTCATTGTGGAACTCGCAAACATCAGGCTCAAAGGTGAATTGGTTATACCTGCTAATGCCGAAGGCCTGGTATTGTTTGCACATGGTAGTGCCAGTAGTCGCTACAGTACTCGCAACCATTATCTCGCCCATGTACTACGTCAGGAAGCAAAACTAGCAACTTTGTTAATAGACTTACTTACCAAAGAAGAAGAAGCCATAGACCAACGTACCAAACATTTTCGCCGTGATATTAGCTTTCTCAGCAACCGCTTATTGGCTGTTACCGACTGGTTGTTAGCAAATCCCTGCACTCGTCATCTCAAGCTTGGCTATTTTGGTGCAGATACAGGTGCGAGTGCTGCATTATTAGCTGCGGCTACACGTCCAATGGCTGTGCAAGCTGTTGTTTCTCGTAGTGGACAAACTGATTTAGTCAGTGAAGCCCTAGCTTGTGTGCAAGCCCCGACTTTGTTAATTGTTGGCGGTAATGACTTACCCATCATTGCTATGAATGAAGATGCACTGGCAAATATTCCCGCATTCAACAAACAACTAGAGATGATTTCTGGCGCAACTCATCAGTTTGGTGAACCGGGAACTTTAGAAGAAGTAGCACGATTGGCAAGTCGATGGTTTAAACACTATCTCAAAGCATCTGATTCAGACGCAAGAGATTTACAAAGTATGTTGCTGAATTAA
- a CDS encoding glutathione S-transferase family protein codes for MAKLTVCGTPLSTYVRTVLLLLEEAGVDYTVQDIDIFKGENQSPEYLAKNPFGKVPTLEVDGEVIYETPAITDYLNTVFANNQFSPSEPMLQARMRQIITIIDNYFYPAAISKIVIQRLIVPIRGGKPDKEQIQNAIAPAQKAIQAIESITVGSLYLLGSQLTIADFYLIPVFIYLSQTPEYETITAQTPKLQVWWDAVKQLPNVEKVCA; via the coding sequence ATGGCAAAGCTTACCGTTTGCGGAACTCCTCTAAGTACTTATGTTCGTACTGTTCTATTGTTACTTGAGGAAGCAGGTGTAGACTATACCGTTCAAGACATTGATATTTTCAAAGGTGAAAATCAGTCGCCAGAGTACCTCGCCAAAAATCCTTTTGGTAAAGTGCCGACACTGGAAGTAGATGGAGAAGTAATTTATGAAACTCCAGCAATTACTGACTACCTGAATACAGTCTTTGCCAATAATCAGTTCAGCCCATCAGAACCGATGCTTCAGGCGCGGATGCGCCAGATTATCACAATTATTGACAACTATTTTTATCCTGCTGCGATCAGTAAAATTGTCATTCAACGTCTGATTGTACCAATTCGCGGTGGCAAGCCAGATAAGGAGCAAATACAAAATGCGATCGCACCTGCACAAAAAGCAATACAAGCAATTGAGTCGATAACTGTTGGTAGCCTCTATCTACTCGGTAGCCAGCTAACTATTGCCGATTTTTACCTCATTCCTGTTTTTATCTATCTTTCTCAGACTCCAGAGTATGAGACAATTACTGCTCAAACTCCCAAACTGCAAGTTTGGTGGGATGCAGTTAAACAACTTCCGAATGTGGAAAAAGTCTGTGCATAA
- the bchE gene encoding magnesium-protoporphyrin IX monomethyl ester anaerobic oxidative cyclase, giving the protein MRILMIQPNYHSGGAEIAGNWPPSWVPYVGGALKAAGFNNIRFIDAMTDHIADDRLRQMIAEHQPDIVLATAITPMIYQSQTTLKIVKEVCPEATTIMGGVHPTYMYNEVLHEAPWVDYIIRGEGEEITVNLVKAIANATVESERRNILGIAFLENGQVVATPAHPPIADLDTLAPDWSLLDWSKYIYTPLNVRVAVPNYARGCPFTCRFCSQWKFWRKYRSSSPKKFVDQIEILVKKHQVGFFILADEEPTINKPKFIALCNELIERNLGVYWGINTRVTDILRDEHDLPLYRQAGLVHVSLGTEAAAQLKLNLFRKETTIEQNKRAIQLLRQNGMVAEAQFIMGLENETPETIEQTYQMALDWKADMVNWNMFTPWPFSELFEELGDRVEVRDYSQYNFVTPIMKPEAMEREEVLKGVLRNYARFYLRKTIEYWFEKDPFKRKYLLGCLKAFVKTTFNKSFYNLQRVKYKGLRTEIELGFDKSKILTREQINQRKQEHPELMADVNFAGNISACGAPNDLPEYIE; this is encoded by the coding sequence ATGCGGATTCTGATGATTCAACCTAATTACCATTCTGGTGGTGCTGAAATTGCGGGAAATTGGCCGCCAAGTTGGGTTCCTTATGTTGGTGGAGCTTTAAAAGCAGCTGGCTTCAATAATATTCGTTTTATTGATGCGATGACTGATCATATTGCGGATGATCGTTTAAGGCAAATGATTGCTGAACATCAACCGGATATAGTATTGGCAACAGCAATCACGCCAATGATTTATCAATCTCAAACAACGCTCAAGATAGTTAAGGAAGTTTGCCCCGAAGCAACCACAATTATGGGTGGAGTCCATCCCACTTATATGTATAATGAAGTCCTCCATGAAGCTCCTTGGGTGGATTACATTATTAGGGGAGAAGGGGAGGAAATTACAGTTAATTTAGTGAAAGCGATCGCTAATGCTACAGTCGAGAGTGAGCGACGCAATATTTTAGGTATTGCTTTCTTAGAAAATGGACAAGTTGTAGCGACACCAGCCCATCCACCAATTGCAGATTTAGATACTTTAGCCCCTGATTGGAGCTTGTTGGACTGGAGTAAATATATTTATACTCCCCTGAATGTACGAGTAGCAGTGCCTAACTATGCTAGAGGCTGTCCCTTTACTTGCCGTTTTTGCTCTCAATGGAAATTTTGGCGCAAGTACCGTTCTAGTAGTCCTAAGAAATTTGTCGATCAAATTGAAATTTTAGTCAAAAAACATCAAGTAGGTTTTTTCATTCTGGCAGATGAAGAACCAACCATTAATAAACCCAAATTTATCGCTTTATGTAACGAATTAATCGAACGCAATTTAGGCGTTTATTGGGGAATCAATACCAGAGTGACAGATATATTGCGGGATGAACATGATTTACCACTTTATCGTCAAGCGGGGCTAGTGCATGTTTCCTTGGGTACGGAAGCAGCAGCACAGCTAAAGTTAAATTTGTTCCGCAAAGAAACGACAATTGAACAAAACAAACGAGCGATTCAATTGCTGCGGCAAAATGGCATGGTAGCAGAAGCTCAATTTATTATGGGCTTGGAAAACGAAACACCAGAGACAATTGAGCAAACTTATCAGATGGCTTTGGACTGGAAAGCCGATATGGTGAACTGGAATATGTTTACTCCTTGGCCATTTTCGGAGTTATTTGAAGAGTTAGGCGATCGCGTAGAAGTGCGAGATTATTCTCAATATAACTTTGTCACTCCCATTATGAAACCGGAGGCAATGGAACGAGAAGAAGTCCTCAAAGGCGTGTTACGTAACTATGCCAGATTTTATCTGCGTAAAACAATAGAATACTGGTTTGAGAAAGACCCATTTAAGCGTAAATATCTTTTAGGATGTCTCAAAGCATTTGTGAAAACAACTTTCAACAAAAGCTTCTACAATCTCCAACGAGTTAAATACAAAGGTTTACGCACCGAAATTGAGCTAGGGTTTGATAAATCCAAAATTCTCACCCGCGAACAAATTAATCAGCGCAAGCAAGAACATCCAGAATTGATGGCAGATGTCAATTTTGCAGGTAATATTTCTGCTTGTGGCGCTCCTAATGATTTACCAGAATATATTGAGTAA
- a CDS encoding glucose 1-dehydrogenase, with translation MARLHNKTAVITGGTSGIGFETAKQFVAEGARVIITGQDEQRLLTAAQALNSQVIPVLADVRSLSQLDNLAARVKSEFGSLDILFANAGVGFFAALEAMDETLYDNQFDINVKGVFFTVQKLSGLLNPGASVILNASSVNEKGMAMGSVYCATKAAVRSLARNLAAELGSRQIRVNAISPGLIPTDFQTKMGLSPEALENFGNYIKQTVPLERFGKPEEIAAAVVFLASDESSYITAADLVVDGGYMNV, from the coding sequence ATGGCACGCTTGCATAACAAAACTGCTGTAATTACCGGGGGTACATCAGGTATTGGTTTTGAGACGGCAAAACAGTTTGTTGCGGAAGGTGCGCGAGTAATTATTACTGGGCAAGATGAACAACGTTTACTCACAGCAGCCCAAGCACTTAATTCTCAGGTAATTCCAGTATTAGCAGATGTGCGATCGCTTTCTCAACTTGATAATTTAGCAGCACGAGTCAAATCAGAATTTGGCAGTCTTGATATTTTATTTGCTAATGCCGGTGTCGGATTTTTTGCTGCTTTAGAAGCAATGGACGAAACCTTGTATGACAATCAATTTGATATCAACGTTAAAGGTGTGTTTTTCACCGTACAAAAGCTGTCTGGCTTACTGAATCCCGGCGCTAGTGTCATCTTAAATGCTTCATCAGTTAATGAAAAGGGTATGGCGATGGGCAGTGTTTATTGTGCGACAAAAGCGGCTGTGCGTTCCTTGGCTCGCAATTTAGCGGCAGAATTAGGATCACGCCAAATTAGAGTGAACGCCATTAGCCCTGGTTTAATACCTACTGATTTTCAAACCAAAATGGGTTTATCACCAGAAGCTTTGGAAAATTTTGGCAATTACATTAAGCAAACCGTACCTTTGGAACGCTTTGGTAAACCAGAAGAAATTGCGGCGGCGGTAGTGTTCCTGGCTAGTGATGAATCATCTTACATAACTGCGGCAGATTTAGTTGTTGATGGTGGGTATATGAACGTTTAG
- the dacB gene encoding D-alanyl-D-alanine carboxypeptidase/D-alanyl-D-alanine-endopeptidase → MFSRKISLSLLLLFLGTHIGITQQAVKAQIPVPSATNTKSVCPAQLGTFIDTAINRPLFSRARWGILVKNLVSTQTLYSHDAEKYFIPASNTKLLTTAAALKQLGADFRIRTSVYQGADGSLRVVGRGDPSLKNAQLTELAKQLRQQGVTQVTNLIADDSYFQGDVVNPSWQWEDVQADYGAPVNSLILNENAAVLTLLPQTVGNPLQIKWTDPTEAYQWRVENNSVTVQKDEPRLVEIKRDLKGAVLYLQGQLPVNAAPEVTAIAVFDPTQNFLRHFRQSLAATGISVQKTSIASGDNNEREVAAIESPPLSDLLTETNVNSNNLFAEALLRTLAHKQQLTKNQNTADVGLKVMQETLTQFGVNPTSYSVVDGSGLSRKNLISPEAIVQLLQAIAASPESKVFRATLPVAGVSGSLKSRFRNTSAQGIVQAKTGTLQGVVALSGYIDSPQYEPLVFSIIVNQSDQPVSTIRQAVDEVVVLLTQLRRNC, encoded by the coding sequence ATGTTTTCTCGCAAAATTTCTCTGAGTTTGCTGCTACTGTTTCTGGGAACTCACATTGGTATTACCCAACAAGCAGTTAAAGCTCAAATTCCAGTTCCCTCTGCAACTAATACAAAATCAGTTTGTCCTGCTCAATTAGGCACATTTATAGATACTGCTATTAATCGTCCCTTATTTAGTCGCGCCCGTTGGGGAATTTTAGTGAAAAATTTAGTTTCTACGCAAACTCTTTACAGTCATGATGCGGAAAAATATTTTATTCCTGCTTCTAATACTAAATTATTAACTACAGCCGCAGCCCTCAAGCAATTAGGTGCAGACTTTCGCATTCGCACTTCTGTTTATCAAGGTGCTGATGGTAGTTTGCGTGTTGTTGGTAGAGGAGATCCGAGTTTAAAAAATGCTCAATTAACAGAATTAGCCAAGCAATTACGTCAACAAGGAGTTACTCAAGTTACTAACTTAATTGCTGATGATAGTTACTTTCAAGGAGACGTTGTAAACCCTAGTTGGCAATGGGAAGATGTGCAAGCTGATTATGGCGCACCAGTTAACAGTTTAATTTTAAATGAAAATGCTGCTGTGTTAACTTTATTGCCGCAAACAGTAGGCAACCCATTACAAATTAAATGGACTGATCCTACAGAAGCGTATCAATGGCGAGTCGAAAATAATTCTGTAACTGTGCAGAAAGATGAACCAAGGTTAGTAGAAATTAAGCGTGATTTAAAAGGGGCTGTGCTGTATTTGCAAGGACAATTACCTGTGAATGCAGCACCAGAAGTTACTGCGATCGCAGTTTTTGATCCTACACAAAATTTCTTACGTCACTTTCGGCAAAGTTTAGCAGCCACAGGAATTTCTGTACAAAAAACATCTATTGCTAGTGGTGATAATAATGAACGAGAAGTTGCCGCCATTGAGTCTCCGCCTTTGTCTGATTTATTAACTGAAACCAATGTTAATAGTAACAATTTATTTGCTGAGGCTTTATTAAGAACTTTAGCGCATAAACAACAATTAACCAAAAATCAAAACACTGCTGATGTTGGTTTAAAGGTCATGCAAGAAACCTTGACTCAATTTGGAGTTAACCCCACCAGTTATAGCGTAGTTGATGGTTCTGGTTTATCGCGGAAAAATTTAATTAGTCCAGAAGCTATAGTACAACTTTTACAAGCGATCGCAGCATCACCAGAATCCAAAGTTTTTCGTGCTACTCTACCTGTAGCTGGGGTGAGTGGTAGTTTAAAAAGTCGCTTTCGCAACACATCAGCACAGGGAATTGTGCAAGCCAAAACTGGTACTTTACAAGGAGTAGTTGCTTTATCAGGATATATAGATTCACCACAGTATGAACCGCTAGTTTTTAGCATTATTGTGAATCAATCTGATCAACCAGTTAGTACAATTCGCCAAGCTGTTGATGAGGTTGTTGTCCTATTAACACAGTTACGTCGTAATTGTTAG
- a CDS encoding cytochrome P450 has protein sequence MNKLQLPPGSFGLPVVGETLSFLADVNFAEKRYQRYGSIFKTHILGRPTVAMIGPDAVEFVLSSHIENFSWREGWPENFKILLGESLFVQDGEEHRRNRRLMMPALHGPALANYFATMEEITGRYLKEWAVKQEFTWFEEFKKLTFDIASQLLLGTSSSAEVIRLSGLFTNLTNGFFALNTLPLPFTTFSKAIAARNQVLEHVAQVVKARQKNPTKDALSLLIQARDEEGNSLSEKEIIAQAVLLLFAGHETTTAMLTWLVTELARHPEVLQRAREEQSQLAASGSLTLEQLGKMPYLDQVLLEVERLYPPAAAGFRGVIKEFEYNGFYVPAGWQLYYSILMTHNLAEIYPEPERFDPERFSPQRQEHKKYPFSLIGFGGGPRVCIGMAFAKMEMKIVAAHLLRSYDWEILPNQSLASVRIPTNRPKDGLRVRFQPR, from the coding sequence ATGAACAAATTGCAACTACCACCCGGAAGCTTTGGTTTACCTGTTGTTGGCGAAACTCTGTCTTTTTTGGCAGACGTAAACTTTGCCGAAAAACGCTATCAGCGTTATGGGTCGATTTTTAAAACCCATATTTTAGGTAGACCAACAGTAGCAATGATAGGGCCAGACGCAGTTGAGTTTGTCCTTTCTAGCCATATCGAAAATTTCTCTTGGCGTGAAGGCTGGCCAGAAAATTTCAAAATATTGTTAGGTGAATCATTATTTGTGCAAGATGGTGAAGAACACCGTCGCAATCGTCGTTTGATGATGCCAGCTTTACATGGCCCGGCACTAGCAAACTATTTTGCCACAATGGAAGAAATCACTGGCAGATATCTTAAAGAATGGGCAGTTAAACAAGAATTTACTTGGTTTGAAGAGTTTAAAAAACTCACATTTGATATTGCCAGTCAACTGTTATTAGGTACAAGTTCTAGTGCAGAAGTTATCCGCTTAAGTGGTTTATTTACTAACCTCACAAACGGTTTTTTCGCGCTGAATACCTTGCCTTTGCCTTTTACTACCTTTAGTAAAGCGATCGCAGCTCGCAATCAAGTTTTAGAGCATGTGGCTCAGGTTGTAAAAGCACGTCAGAAAAACCCTACCAAAGATGCTTTAAGTTTATTAATTCAAGCTAGAGATGAAGAGGGTAACAGCTTAAGTGAAAAAGAAATTATCGCCCAAGCAGTGCTGTTACTTTTTGCTGGACATGAAACCACAACTGCAATGTTAACTTGGTTAGTCACCGAATTAGCACGCCATCCAGAAGTTCTGCAACGCGCCAGAGAAGAACAGTCACAACTTGCTGCATCTGGTTCTTTAACTCTAGAGCAGTTGGGGAAAATGCCCTACTTAGACCAAGTTTTATTGGAAGTTGAACGACTATATCCACCAGCCGCCGCAGGATTTCGTGGGGTAATTAAAGAATTTGAATATAACGGTTTCTATGTCCCGGCTGGTTGGCAACTATATTATTCAATTTTAATGACCCATAACCTAGCAGAAATTTACCCTGAACCAGAACGGTTTGATCCTGAGCGTTTCAGCCCTCAGCGCCAAGAACATAAAAAATATCCTTTCAGCTTAATTGGTTTTGGTGGCGGGCCGCGGGTGTGTATTGGGATGGCGTTTGCCAAAATGGAAATGAAGATTGTTGCTGCCCATCTTTTACGCAGCTATGATTGGGAAATCTTACCTAACCAAAGTTTGGCTTCAGTCAGGATTCCCACAAATCGTCCTAAAGATGGGTTGCGAGTTCGATTTCAACCTCGGTGA
- a CDS encoding DUF3685 domain-containing protein, translating to MSDRPLKLLLIDQDPIFRLGLRVTLEAMLNLQVVAEVETDTAALQILAALTNQDPEAVNLVVLELGSDRSVNSQLQGLELCRLLKTSYPNLPILLLSAVQNQEILAAVRAAGVNGYLLKGTPASEIIAVISEVAAGGSHWVLNTTPPSVPISPPPQMPWLRLWQNQCLSGINYVNASLAKVTVKLQTPGLPILDRAVLAGQRRELLAARWLLNHLLISAPEQSPLISPTEELPVISSASRVIVPTNLEPPLTLLPEINPSALQFDLFSTCINKLQFSLENVSDVPLEIDILREDKKRELLYLILQKLAKQIEDLRAYQITIEQLEGFKNTILFDLWQATVTDFFGKFSQVPIGGQKIEVVKVLLQNPRIIQTDIFNKIPFVVELLAYLLFQTDLQIDNQVYLADSDAAKAQALIILENLLIQVGNSVLQPLLNYLADVEAIKKNFYTRKLISTREIERFRNDLSWKYRLNNYVNEAKAIFESRYELFVLASRGIAKTSVYAPRNAELAKLSGVPLFVTLGLEFWDAIAPRLQSLLSFLGSGIVFVLTQVIGRGLGLIARGILQGIGSVSLSEKNFNRNSERQK from the coding sequence ATGAGCGATCGCCCTCTCAAATTATTATTAATTGACCAAGATCCGATTTTCCGCTTAGGACTGCGGGTAACTTTGGAAGCAATGCTGAATTTGCAAGTTGTGGCAGAAGTAGAAACAGATACTGCGGCTTTGCAAATACTAGCAGCACTTACCAATCAAGACCCAGAAGCAGTAAATTTAGTGGTTTTAGAACTGGGAAGCGATCGCTCTGTTAACAGTCAGTTACAAGGTTTAGAACTTTGTCGCCTGCTAAAAACGTCATACCCCAACTTGCCAATTTTACTGCTGAGTGCTGTCCAAAACCAAGAAATATTGGCGGCTGTTAGGGCTGCTGGGGTGAATGGCTATCTTCTTAAAGGTACTCCTGCATCTGAAATTATTGCTGTGATTTCAGAAGTCGCCGCTGGTGGTTCCCATTGGGTATTAAATACTACCCCTCCTTCGGTTCCCATCTCACCGCCTCCCCAAATGCCTTGGTTGCGGCTATGGCAAAATCAGTGTTTATCGGGAATTAATTATGTTAACGCTTCCCTAGCAAAAGTTACAGTCAAACTACAAACTCCAGGCTTACCAATACTAGACCGGGCTGTGCTGGCGGGACAACGAAGAGAACTGTTAGCGGCGCGTTGGCTACTCAATCACTTGTTAATTTCCGCCCCAGAACAATCACCATTGATTTCGCCGACAGAAGAATTACCAGTGATTTCCTCAGCCAGCAGGGTAATTGTGCCAACAAATTTAGAACCACCTCTAACTTTGCTCCCAGAAATTAACCCAAGTGCTTTGCAATTTGACTTATTTTCGACTTGTATAAATAAACTACAGTTTTCTTTAGAAAACGTTTCAGATGTCCCCTTAGAAATTGATATTCTCCGGGAAGATAAGAAACGAGAATTACTTTATTTGATATTACAGAAGTTAGCCAAACAAATCGAAGATTTACGCGCTTATCAAATTACAATTGAACAGTTAGAAGGATTTAAAAATACTATTTTATTTGATTTATGGCAAGCCACAGTTACAGATTTTTTTGGTAAGTTTTCCCAAGTACCAATCGGCGGGCAGAAGATTGAAGTTGTCAAGGTATTATTACAAAATCCCAGAATTATTCAAACTGACATATTTAATAAAATTCCCTTTGTAGTAGAGTTACTTGCTTATTTGCTGTTTCAAACAGATTTACAGATTGATAATCAGGTTTATTTGGCTGATAGTGATGCTGCTAAAGCTCAGGCATTAATAATTTTAGAAAATTTATTGATTCAAGTAGGCAATAGTGTATTACAACCACTGTTAAATTATTTGGCAGATGTGGAAGCAATTAAGAAAAACTTTTATACTCGTAAGTTAATTTCGACGCGGGAAATTGAACGGTTTAGAAATGATTTGTCTTGGAAATACCGTTTAAATAATTATGTGAATGAAGCTAAAGCAATTTTTGAAAGTCGCTATGAGTTATTTGTGTTAGCATCACGGGGAATTGCGAAAACATCAGTTTACGCGCCGCGCAACGCAGAATTGGCCAAGCTTTCAGGTGTGCCGTTATTTGTGACGCTGGGACTAGAATTTTGGGATGCGATCGCTCCCCGCCTACAATCGCTATTATCTTTTTTAGGTAGTGGTATTGTCTTCGTTTTAACTCAAGTCATTGGTCGTGGTTTAGGTTTAATCGCTCGTGGTATTCTCCAAGGTATCGGTAGTGTGTCGTTATCAGAGAAAAATTTCAACCGCAACAGCGAAAGACAAAAGTGA